The following coding sequences are from one Melopsittacus undulatus isolate bMelUnd1 chromosome 14, bMelUnd1.mat.Z, whole genome shotgun sequence window:
- the MYOM3 gene encoding myomesin-3: MGTRTFFHQREEEHKEERQHSLQMTSTTGKKRFKTSEEEETFSPSELSIAAALALTSEIPLDYKTRREADILELEQRGQKRIRFGNDMEKLEKEVIWNCKLLRLRADRKALRRKAVEKARMEKEYIELRSGRAPMVWIPLRVHTVWERMEVTLTCTVLASPPPQVTWYKNGVRIDPRLAPAGKYRIKNKFGMLTLHISRCSMEDSAEYSVEVKNQYGEAYSFATVLVRKYYGKESGFDSEIYKRSLMAREVDFAFPLKPLFAREKEPFTLSCYFSSDLPEHQRNITWFRDGELLQSSECRELKYQDREASLTVACAHKEDEGFYTIHVPSLDGYKEQTAYVFVRDAAAETAGAPGSPLNMKCHDVHKDCLTLSWVAPSDHGGSPVLGYYIERCVAGSEDWVPCNEKPVKTCRHPVLGLAEGQTYQFRVKAVNKQGVSHPSKPSDPVTTYDSSKDKRVTVIQYDEGRTIEILKDDLEGHIKVPLPPTNVHASEVREDYVALAWDEPDPRGKEPLQYYVEKSLVGSNSWQMVNLDMPANAPRFAVFDLVKGKSYCFRVRSVNKYGLSEPSLPSEPVTAGATLAPLPPPSQVLAFRDTKTSVVLHWDKLKDGLEPLGYYIYCRETGTEEWQTVNNKPVTCNKFTVPGLQPGKEYVFCVKSVSEAGLSEKSPETDPIVVRPAIACPSAPHGFVLLHCGKTNMTIAWKPPKRKGGAKILGYFLDQHDTAELDWHEVNIQPTPQRVYTVSNLEEGHLYQFRASAVNMAGVGEVSEPSDSFKCEEWTMQEPGPPYDVQCFEVRDSSLQLRWEAPLYTGASPVTGYYVDMCEAGSEDWKQLNKQPTATTHMKVSDVETGKCYIFRVRARNKAGIGPPSLPSDPVVAKTKPGTNEIELGVDEEGSIYMAFEAPEKNDSSEFIWTKDYEGPPDADRVQMEEKGNKSKLILKEPSEKDLGIYSVEVTDVDDDISASRTLTKEDLDKLLKRSHEIRNPLIKLISGWNIDVLEKGEVRLWLEVEKLSPNAELRLIFNDKELTSTPTHKINFVKGKGLVELIIENFCDDDKGLYTAQLQDRKAKNQFTLVLVDECFDKVAKEADAKRRQWKKKQGPHFIENLKWKVTESCEVLLTCKAANLSKTTSFQWFFNKKARAGGTFDPQTGIGTLCIKKITKADEGQYKAVVSDDRGEDYTQLDLTKGAFEDLLKELCRISALSATPLKIQPTAEGIKIYTDVKYYTDYMKTTWYHKEKQLESRDRLKAGSTMNQVWLHILDPTDADKGKYTLELFDGNNSHKLSTDLSGQAFEDALAEHKRLKEAAIAEKRRARVVQGLPDVATIMEDKTLCLTCCVSGDPYPEITWFKNEKVIVFKDRYKMDVKGTVVTITIEKVCNEDTGKYSIYVKNKYGSETGQVTISVYKHGEIPIGMEENKITGGVFTKKPK, encoded by the exons tgaggaagaggagacTTTCAGCCCATCAGAGTTATCGATAGCAGCTGCCCTTGCCTTGACCTCTGAAATCCCACT GGATTACAAGACAAGAAGAGAAGCTGACATCCTAGAGCTAGAACAGAGGGGGCAAAAGAGAATTCGGTTTGGGAATGACATGGAGAAGTTGGAAAAGGAGGTTATCTGGAACTGCAAACTGCTGCGTTTGAGAGCTGACCGCAAGGCCCTTCGGAGGAAG GCTGTAGAAAAGGCTCGTATGGAAAAGGAATACATTGAGCTGCGTTCGGGGCGAGCACCGATGGTCTGGATCCCGCTCAGAGTCCACACGGTCTGGGAGAGGATGGAGGTGACACTGACATGCACGGTCCTGGCTTCCCCACCACCACAGGTTACGTG GTACAAGAACGGAGTGCGCATTGACCCTCGCCTGGCCCCAGCAGGAAAATACAGGATAAAAAACAAGTTTGGGATGCTGACCCTGCACATCAGCAG atgctCCATGGAAGATTCTGCTGAATACAGTGTTGAAGTTAAGAATCAGTATGGCGAGGCTTATTCCTTTGCTACGGTGCTTGTCAGGA AGTATTATGGAAAGGAGTCAGGATTTGATTCAGAAATATACAAAA GATCCCTTATGGCCAGAGAGGTAGATTTTGCTTTTCCACTGAAACCCTTATTTGCAAGAGAAAAGGAGCCTTTCACCCTCTCCTGTTACTTCTCCTCTGATTTACCTGAACACCAGCGAAACATTACCTGGTTCAGAGATG GAGAGTtgctgcagagctctgaatGCCGGGAACTAAAGTACCAAGATCGGGAGGCTTCTCTGACTGTAGCATGTGCTCACAAAGAAGATGAAGGATTCTACACTATCCACGTGCCCTCACTGGATGGATATAAAGAGCAGACCGCTTACGTGTTTGTTAGAG atgctgcagcagaaacagctgGGGCACCTGGGTCCCCACTCAACATGAAATGCCATGATGTCCATAAAGACTGCTTGACCCTCTCCTGGGTGGCACCCAGTGATCATGGAGGAAGTCCGGTCCTGGGATACTATATTGAAAG GTGTGTTGCTGGGTCAGAGGATTGGGTCCCATGCAATGAGAAGCCTGTGAAGACCTGCAGACACCCTGTCTTGGGCCTTGCTGAAGGGCAGACATACCAGTTCCGCGTAAAGGCTGTCAATAAACAGGGTGTAAGTCATCCTTCAAAACCCAGTGATCCAGTTACAACATATGACTCCAGCAAGGACAAGAGAGTGACAG TTATCCAATATGACGAAGGCCGGACAATAGAAATCCTGAAGGATGACCTGGAAG GACATATTAAAGTTCCCTTGCCACCCACCAATGTTCATGCAAGTGAGGTCAGAGAAGATTATGTGGCTTTGGCCTGGGACGAACCAGATCCAAGAGGCAAAGAGCCACTGCAATATTATGTGGAAAAG TCGCTTGTAGGCAGCAACTCCTGGCAAATGGTTAATCTGGACATGCCAGCTAATGCCCCAAGATTTGCAGTCTTTGATCTTGTTAAAGGAAAATCATACTGCTTCCGTGTGCGATCTGTGAACAAGTATGGACTCAGTGAGCCATCCCTGCCCAGCGAGCCTGTCACCGCTGGAGCAACACTGG ctccTCTGCCTCCACCATCCCAGGTTTTAGCTTTCAGAGACACCAAGACATCTGTTGTTCTGCACTGGGATAAGCTAAAGGATGGTCTGGAGCCCCTTGGCTACTACATATACTGTCGGGAGACTGGGACAGAAGAATGGCAAACTGTCAATAATAAGCCCGTGACATGCAACAA ATTTACTGTTCCTGGGctgcagcctggaaaagagtACGTCTTCTGTGTGAAGTCTGTCAGTGAGGCAGGACTCAGTGAAAAATCGCCAGAAACAGATCCCATCGTTGTACGGCCAGCTATTG CTTGTCCATCAGCACCGCACGGGTTTGTTCTCCTGCACTGCGGGAAGACCAACATGACCATCGCCTGGAAGCCCCCAAAGCGCAAGGGGGGAGCAAAGATCCTGGGTTATTTCCTAGATCAGCATGATACAGCTGAACTGGACTGGCATGAAGTCAACATTCAGCCCACTCCTCAACGAGTTTATACG GTGAGCAACCTTGAGGAAGGTCATCTGTACCAATTCCGTGCCTCTGCTGTGAACATGGCTGGTGTAGGGGAAGTATCTGAACCCAGTGACTCCTTCAAATGTGAGGAATGGACAATGCAAGAACCAG GACCCCCTTATGATGTGCAGTGCTTTGAAGTAAGAGATTCATCCTTGCAGCTCCGCTGGGAAGCTCCACTGTACACAGGAGCCTCTCCAGTCACAGGCTACTATGTGGACATGTGTGAAGCAGGGTCAGAGGATTGGAAACAACTAAATAAGCAGCCCACAGCCACCACCCATATGAAG GTTTCAGACGTGGAGACAGGGAAATGCTACATTTTCCGAGTAAGAGCACGGAACAAAGCTGGAATTGGACCCCCTTCACTCCCCTCAGATCCTGTGGTGGCTAAAACCAAACCTG GCACAAATGAAATTGAACTTGGGGTCGATGAAGAGGGTTCCATTTATATGGCTTTTGAAGCTCCTGAAAAGAATGACTCCTCTGAATTTATCTGGACAAAGGACTATGAGGGACCACCAGATGCTGACAGGGTTCAGATGGAAGAGAAAGGCAATAA ATCTAAGCTTATACTGAAAGAGCCATCAGAAAAGGATCTGGGCATATATTCCGTGGAGGTCACGGATGTGGATGATGATATCTCTGCCAGCCGCACTTTAACAAAAGAAG ATCTGGACAAGTTACTGAAACGCAGCCATGAAATCAGGAACCCAC TGATCAAACTGATATCTGGATGGAATATCGATGTTCTGGAGAAAGGAGAAGTGCGGCTGTGGCTGGAGGTTGAAAAGCTGTCACCAAATGCAGAGCTGCGTTTAATCTTCAATGACAAGGAGCTCACAAGTACTCCG ACacataaaataaactttgtCAAAGGGAAAGGTCTCGTGGAACTGATAATCGAGAACTTCTGTGATGATGATAAAGGGTTGTACACAGCCCAGCTGCAAgacagaaaagctaaaaatcaATTCACCCTCGTCCTTGTGGATGAAT GTTTTGATAAAGTTGCAAAGGAGGCCGATGCAAAACGAAGACAATGGAAGAAGAAGCAGG GCCCACATTTCATTGAGAACTTGAAATGGAAGGTTACCGAGAGCTGCGAAGTACTCCTGACGTGCAAG GCAGCAAACCTGAGCAAGACCACCAGCTTCCAGTGGTTCTTCAATAAGAAGGCACGAGCAGGTGGCACGTTTGATCCGCAAACTGGGATAGGAACACTCTGcattaaaaag ATAACCAAAGCAGATGAGGGCCAATACAAAGCAGTTGTTTCAGATGACCGAGGAGAGGACTACACCCAACTGGATCTCACAAAAGGAG CGTTTGAAGACCTTCTCAAGGAGCTGTGCAGGATCAGTG CTCTTTCTGCTACACCTCTCAAAATTCAGCCTACTGCAGAAGGCATCAAAATCTACACAGATGTGAAGTACTACACAGACTACATGAAAACAACCTGGTATCACAA GGAGAAACAACTGGAAAGCCGTGACAGGCTGAAAGCTGGGAGCACAATGAACCAGGTCTGGCTTCACATACTGGACCCTACAGATGCAGATAAGGGAAAATACACCCTGGAGTTATTTGATGGGAACAACTCTCACAAACTGTCAACTGACTTGTCTGGACAAG CCTTTGAAGATGCCCTGGCTGAGCACAAAAGGCTGAA GGAAGCCGCAATAGCAGAAAAGC GTCGTGCCAGGGTTGTTCAAGGTCTGCCAGATGTTGCCACTATCATGGAGGACAAG ACCCTGTGTTTAACTTGTTGTGTATCTGGAGATCCTTACCCAGAAATCACTTGGTTCAAAAACGAGAAGGTGATTGTCTTCAAAGATCGCTACAAAATGGATGTGAAGGGGACAGTTGTCACAATTACCATCGAGAAAGTCTGCAATGAAGACACAGGAAAATACAGCATCTACGTCAAGAATAAGTACGGTTCCGAAACAGGGCAGGTTACTATCAGTGTCTATAAGCATGGAGAGATACCAATAGggatggaagaaaacaaaatcacaggTGGGGTTTTCACAAAAAAGCCTAAATGA
- the LOC101877206 gene encoding fatty acid-binding protein, liver — MAFNGTWQVYAQENYEEFLKALALPDDLIKLARDIKPVVEIQQKGEDFVVTSKTPKQSVTNSFTLGKEADITTMDGRKLKCTVNMVNGKLVCKSDKFHHEQEVKGNEMVETMTYGGVTLVRRSKRV, encoded by the exons ATGGCATTCAATGGAACCTGGCAGGTCTATGCTCAAGAAAACTATGAAGAGTTTCTGAAAGCTCTTG CACTGCCAGATGACCTTATCAAACTCGCCAGAGACATTAAACCTGTTGttgaaatacaacaaaaaggAGAGGATTTTGTTGTGACATCAAAGACACCCAAGCAATCTGTAACTAATTCATTTACACTTGGAAAAGAGGCTGACATTACTACCATGGATGGCAGAAAGCTAAAG TGCACTGTGAACATGGTAAATGGGAAGCTCGTGTGCAAATCAGACAAATTCCATCATGAGCAAGAAGTTAAAGGCAATGAAATGGTGGAG ACAATGACTTATGGTGGAGTGACGCTTGTCAGAAGAAGCAAGAGGGTTTAA